Below is a window of Flavobacterium sp. CFS9 DNA.
TTACTATCGAAGTTATTTAATTAATTGAATATATTTCACATCACATTCGCCTAGTTTTACATAGTAATTCATTGCATTTCCAGAGTTCTGGATCGTTATTTCATTTTTATACAAAACACCTTGTATATCTTGAGGTAATGGCAGATCTTCATCAGAAGTTTCTCCTTCTGTATCTGTTACACCTGAATATTCACTCCATTCTATATTTTTAAACGTGATATAATAACCGTCCTTTTTTTCGTTTAAGTCGATTTTCGCATTACCCGAAAGTTCTCTTGTATTGGTTTTCATTTGGTATTTTAAAATTTCGTTTTCATAAAAAAGCGAAAGGATGATTTTACAATCTGTAGCCTCATCTTTAAAAGTATAATTTCCCACAATATCAAATAACAAATCGTTATTTTTTGCTGGTTGCACAACATTTCGAACCGTATCTGCATTGATTTTGGCAGTATTTTGCGGTTCTGATTTTTGTATTTCAGTACCTTCCTGTTTTTTCGTTTTATTCTCGCAGGATTGCAAGACAAAAACAAGGATTAAAATTGGAATTAGCTTTTTCATTTTCAATTGGATTAAAAAATTCCGTTAGCATAAAATAAAGTAATGACCAAAATAAATACAAATAGACTAAAAATCATTGCTGCACTACGCAAATTAGCCTGCTTTCGTTTGTTGAACAGGTAAATTTCTATTAGAAGAAATAGTAAAAATAGAACTAAAAAAATCAAGCTTAATTCAAAAATCCTATCAATTTCAGCAATAAAACTAAAGCTATCTTCTTGTATGTATTCTGGTAAAGTATAATAAGCTCCGTTGTAAATTATTAGGAGAGCCACCAATAGTGTCGCAATTCTGATTAATATGAATTTGTGTGTTTTCATCTCTATCTGTTAGTTAATTACGGATTTTTCATAAATTACCGACAATTAAATGGCTGTAGAATATAAATTTTAAAAAAGATATTGTGAATCTGAACCGATATAAATTCGTCTGAAATAATTAAACATTTGCGAAGATGCTTTTGTCATTATGCCCTTTTTGAGTTTCGAGATTCTAATTCTTTCTGCATTTCTTGATACAATATTTCATTATTCCTGGAATTTTTGATTATTAGGTATCCGATTATTAGAGGAAAGAAAGTAAAAAATCCAAAGCCATTTTGTGCAACGCTATAAATTGCAATTCCTATTGTAAGGCCAATAATTGCAGCATCAACGATTTTATTGGTTTTTAGTTTTTTCATCTTTTGCAAAAGCTCTTGATCACTTAGTCCTGTGAAGTATTCAGGTTTCATGTTTCTATTTTTATTACTGATTGTTAAAATTGGTCCCGTTTTCTTTCTTCAACCGAACACAAATTTTAAAAAAAAGACAATGTGAATGTAAACCGATATAAATTCGCCTGAAATAATTGAATATTCGTGAAGATTCTTTTTAAATCTGTATTCATTGAATATTTCTGTTTTTAAATTCCGGTTCTTTCGGCTTTAAAACTTTCAAACTACTTCTGGTTTTTTTATAGGAAGTGTCAGTAAAACAATAGTTCCGTTCTCATTCGAAACAATTTCTATATTGGTTTTTATTTTATTTTCCCGGGCTAAAATCTCCAAACGTTCTCGGGCTATAGCTCCCGATAAAGATTGATGATTCATCTCTAAATTCGATTTATCCTGATACCCTTTTCCATTATCTTTAATTTTTACCAGCAATTGATTTTCCTTCGCAACAATTTCCAACTTTATAAATCCTTTATCAGACAGGTTACCAATACCGTGAATGATGGCATTTTCAACAAAAGGTTGAATCAACATTGGCGGAATTAACAATGCCGACGTATCTGTATCGGGAATTATTAGTTCGTAAGCAAACGTATATTCAAAACGCATTTGCTGTAAACTCAGGTAATTTTCTATTGCTTCAATCTCCTGATTGAGCGGAACATCATTTTTTCGGCTTAATTCTAAACTGCTTCGAAGTAATTTACTAAACTGACTTAAATATTTTATCGATTTTTCTTTCTCATCGAATCGGATAAAACTTTGCAATGCCGACAAAGTGTTGAAAATAAAATGCGGCTCCATTTGGGTTCTCAGCAATTGCTGTTGCAATAAAATTTTCTCTTTTTCCTGCTTTTGTCTTCTTTGTCGTTGGAAAAAATAAAGCAACAACACCCACGAAACCGCCAAAAGGGCCAATAATCCAACAACAAGCAACAATAATTTATTGCGTTCCAGACGATTTGTAGTAGTATCAATCGTTTTATTCAATCCGTAAATAGATTTGTCTTTGGCTTGGAGTTCGTAAATCGTTGCCATCTCTTCTGTGGCCTGAATACCCGAATTTCTAAGAATATTATCTTTTAGTTCTAATACCTGATTTACTTCGTTTTGCGCTTTAAGATTATCGCCTTTAGCCAAATAAAAGTGCATTTTAGCCTTTTTATTCAGACATTTTTCATAATACGACAAGATTTGAAAATGTTGCTTTTCAATTGTATCAGCCTCTTTAATTAAACCGTTTGCTTCAGAAAACTGTTTGGTTTGTACGTACAAATCGATAAGATTCGACAAAGTCGTATACAGATTTTTTATTGCAATTGGTTTTTCGGGCTCTTCGGATACGACCTCTGCATCATATTCTTTTACCAAATTGTAATGCTGTATCGCTTTATCGAACTGATCGCTTAGCAAATAATAATGTGCTATATGCTCATTAGTAAATCTAATTTGCATCGGATCATTCGTTTGCACTGAAATATTTTCCAGTTTTTTAATATAAAATAAAAGCGAATCTCTTTTGTAAATTTCACTTTCTTCACAGGCCGTAAACAATTGCGAATAAGCTCTGAAATTGTACTTAAAATTATCTTCGGGCAGTTTTTTTAAAATTTTTAATGCCAATTGGTTTTGCTCAACCGATTTTGGATATTGACTGATTTTGTTATTGTCCTGAGCCGCATTGAGCAAGCAAATCACTTTTGCCATTGGCTTGCATTGCAGCGAATCATCATTCATAATAATCGCCGCCGATTGATTAAAATAATAAACCGATTGGTAGAACTTGCCTTCGTGCTCTGAAATTAATCCGGCACCGTTGTAAATCGTAAATTTAAGCGCATTGAAGCCTTTTTCTTTTTCGATTATATTTAAAGCAATATTGATATGATTCTTGGCACTGTCGATATTACTTTTGGCCAGATTCTTAGCCAAATTGTAATGTATGAACGCTAAAGCCGAACTTGTTTTTGAGAAATCTTTTTCTTTGAGCTTACCCGACCAAAAAACAAGTTTATCAATTTTCGGATTTTGATCCAGACTATCACTCATTACCATTAATTTTTCCAGCATTTTCTCCGGATGAGGCAACTCTTTTTTGGATTTCTGCTGACAGGAAACTAATAAAATCAGTGCAAAGAATACTATTTTATTCATTATCTCACAGAATTTAAATGATCAATCACAAACTCTTTTCTACGGGTTGCGACAGGAATTTCAGCAGTATTTTTCATTATTATTATACCTGTTTTCATGTATTTGTCAATAAAATTTTTATTCACAATATAAGATTGATGTGTTTTTATAAAAAAGTCATCCGGCAGAATCTCTTCGTAGTATTTTAAAGGTTTCGAAGCAGTTACAATTTTATTACTTTCCAAATGAATTTGGGTATAAGAACCTTCGCCTGAGAGATATATAATTTCATTCAGGCGAATTATCTGTATGCAATCTAAAGAAGTGATACAAATACTTGAACTCATATCAATGTTTTTTACGGCGTTAAATTCTTTCAAAACACTAATCTGACCTTGATAATCAACTTGTTTTACTTTCTTGACTTTTTGAATTGCAACCGAAAATTCATCACTGTCAATGGGTTTTAAAAGATAGTCCAGCGCGCCATACTTAATGGCTTTTATGGCAAAATGATTGTAAGCGGTGATAAAAATAATATGAAAAGAAATCTGGTCTAGTTGATTCAATATATCGAAAGCCGTACCATCTGTCAGTTGAATATCCATCAAAACTAAATCAAGTTCTGTGTTTTTTATAATCTGCAATGACTCTTTTACCGAGCCTGTCATAGCTTCTAACTTTAAAGATTCTTCTTGTGAAACCAACCATTGCAGTTCTTTTCGTATCGCCGGTTCGTCTTCTATAACTAAGGTTCGTATTTTGCTCATAATATGAAATAACAGTTAAATAAATTCTTATCCAAGAGATGATATTTTGCTTGAATACAATTTAAGCCACGAATATATCATTTTTTATTTCAATGTTTTAATAGGGCAAATCTTGAATTTTATCTTTAAATGAATACGAATTTAAAAAAGTTACTGTCGAATTTCCTCCAACATTCTCCGAATTTATATTGATCTTCATTTGCAATGATTTTTTTCTAAAATTTGTATATAATAATTGCTACTTTTTATCAAAAATTATGGTTTGTAAAAAAATTATGTCTAGTGTTTTTTTTAGTGTATTGGTATTTGCTTGTCAAAATAAAAATTCGCTAGACAGCACTTTAAAAAAGAAATCTGTATCAAAAGCAATAAACAAAGAGACAGCTCCATTGCAATCAGCAACTTTAAAAAAAGATACTTTAGGTCCCGAAATAACTGAATTTTTAGAGAACTATAATTATGTTATTCAATATGAAGCTGTTGGTTTTCTTAATCCGGATAACTTTAAAGACAAAGTTTTGATTCTGCAAGAAGACGAAGAAAGCAAATCGTTTGCGCGTATCACCCTTATTTTATTGGGCAGCAAACAAGGTTTTGAGTTGTATAAAAAAAGTTATACCATCATGCCGCCCGAATATAATGCAGATAACTATAAAAATTTCGATGTGGAAGATGTGACAATCGAAAACAATAAAATTCTATTTGATTTAAGTGCTGTTGGCCCTAACGGACATATTTCTTTTGAATTTACCTTTCAAAATAACGATTTACAATTACAAGAATTTACCGGTTATTTTATGGGAGCAGGATCGCATACTGAATATACTTATAAACCTAAAAACCAAACCACTGGCACGCTAGAAGAAACTGTCATTAATACAATGGAAGATGATATGCCCTCAACAACAAAAGCTTATGGCATTAAACTAAAATCACCTGCAGACTTTGAGAATTTTGATTATGATAAGTTTTTAAACGAAATTATTCAGCAGACCAATTAAATAAGTCTAGAGTTTAAAAGTCAAAAAGATCAAAGCTGATCTGTCGCATCTATCAGAATCAAATATAAGAATTTAAGCAATTTAAAAGTTAGCCCGCCAAAATACCCAACGCTGAATCGTAGCATGATCAACCAGTATTCCAGGCATTTTCATTACTTCTTCAACATCCCTGTAACTCAATGTAAATCACAATTTGAAATAAATGACCTGAAGAATAATGGCTTTGAGATAACAATGGCTTTGGTATTCATTTACTATATATTAAAGTACCGAAGATAATAGTTATGAATAGATGCGACAGAACCTTCCTACGTATACCTGCTTTTCTATAGTAATAATGAGAATTTTATTTTATAAATATCTTATAAAAGATATAAAACTATAGAAATTTAATCCTTTATCATGTTAAAAATGTCGTTTCAACGACTTTTTAAGTTATTGAAAGATTAAAAACAACAATAAAAAACTATATACATATCTTTGATTGTGTTAAAAATATAATGATTTCATAAATTTTAAATTAAAAAAGTATGAAAACAAAAATCACTCTACTTCTACAGAACATTTAGTTCTGTTAATTACCTCAATCAAAAGTCATTCACGAACCAATCCAAGGGTTAGCTTAGGTGAATCAAGAGCTTTTAAATATTCAGATTTTCTTCAAAAAGAAGAACAATCCCAGCTTTCTTGTTTAAAAATTTAACAAGAAATATTTTATTTTTTCATTTAAATAATAATAATTATGAAAAAAACTACTTATCTTTCGTTTTTAACTTTTTTAATATTGTTGTTCTACGCAGGTACTGTTTATTCACAAGATACCAATATTACCTTCGATAATACAAATGCCTCATTAACAACGACTCCTGCCTGTTCTCTTTCACAATGTAATGCCCAAGATGTCACCTTTGGAAATATTTATCTGGGTGATAATGTCGGAAATGTAGCCACTCTGGCCTATGTTTCAAACCCAATCAACGGATTGTATATATGGGTAACTATTGCCTCTAATAGCTCTAAATATGACTTGATGTTTCAATTTGACTATTTAGTTGGCGGGGTTCGAAAAAATTTCGATAATACCAATTTTGTTGGAGCCACATCAGACAGGTTAACCATTAAAATTAGAGGAAGTATAATTACGGCCGGGTCAAGATACCGAATGGCCCAAATTACAAACTATACTGCAGGTCAATCCCTTGAATTAAAAAATATTTACTTAGGATGGGAAACAAGCGGACAAGCTATTACTCCTTCTCAAAGTCTCTCATTAATTACTTGTAATCCACCTAAATGTAGTAGTGCATATTCAAATGGAATAATTATCAAAACACCTTTGTTTGCGGATTTTTCCATCACTAAAAGCTGTGATACTGGTTCTTTTCAAAAGGTAGTTTATACCAGTACTTCAACAGGGGTTGAAGCAAACACTAACTACACCTGGTCGTTTCCAGGTGCTGCAACAATTTCTCCAGTTAGCTTAACAACAATTGGTCCATATACCGTGACCTATTCTTCTGCTGGTCCATTTTCTGCTAGTTTAACAGTATCAGACCCAACAAATCAGGTTTTACCAAATACTAAAACAGTAAATAATATCACTGTAACAGCTTGTTGTACGACACCAGTTATAACAGCGATAACTGCACCTAATATATGTAGTGGTGGCAGCTTTTCTGTCACACCAACAAATGGAACCAATGGAACTGTCCCGGCAGGCACAACTTACAGCTGGGCAGCGCCAAGCGTTGCAGGGATTTCGGGAACAGCAGCGGGAAGTAATGCTGCTAACATTAGCGGAACATTAACCAATTCGACCAATGCTCCAATAAATGTAGTCTATACTGTAACTCCAACATCGGGAACTTGTACCGGAAGTACCTTCACTGTAACTGTAACTGTAAATCCAAAACCAGCATTAACCAATATAACTGCTGCTAGTATATGCAGCGGCGACACTTTTACTGTAACTCCTGTCAATGGAACCAATGGAACTGTCCCGGCAGGCACAACTTACAGCTGGGCAGCACCAAGCGTTGCAGGGATTTCGGGAACAGCAGCGGGAAGTAATGCTGCTAACATTAGCGGAACATTAACCAATTCAACTAATGCTCCAATAAATGTGGTCTATACCGTAACTCCAACATCGGGAACCTGTACTGGAAGTACCTTCACTGTAACTGTAACTGTAAATCCAAAACCAGCATTAACCAATATAACTGCCCCTAGTATATGTAGTGGTGGTAGTTTTTCTGTCACACCAACTAACGGAACCAATGGAACTGTCCCTTCAGGCACAACCTATAGCTGGACAGCACCAAGCGTTGCAGGGATTTCGGGAACAGCAGCGGGAAGTAATGCTGCTAACATCAACGGAACATTAACCAATTCTACCAATGCTCCAATAAATGTGGTCTATACCGTAACTCCAACATCGGGAACCTGTACTGGAAGTACCTTCACTGTAACTGTAACTGTAAATCCAAAACCAGCAATAACCAATATAACTGCTGCTAGTATATGTAGTGGTGGTAGTTTTTCTGTCACACCAACTAACGGAACCAATGGAACTGTCCCTTCAGGCACAACCTATAGCTGGACAGCACCAAGTGTTGCAGGGATTTCGGGAACAGCAGCGGGAAGTAATGCTGCTACCATCAGCGGAACATTAACCAATTCTACCAATGCTCCAATAAATGTGGTCTATACCATAACCCCAACATCGGGAACCTGTACTGGAAGTACCTTCACTGTAACTGTAACTGTAAATCCATTACCAGCATGTTCCATCACTGGCCCAAATGGTCCAATATGCCCATCTTCAACAGCAAACAGTTATTCGGCTCCTATTGGAATGAGCAATTACAATTGGTCAATTTCAGGAAACGCAACAATAAATGGTAGTTCAACTTCACAAACGGTTCTAGTGACTGCCGGAGGAAATTGCAATGCTACATTCACTTTAACATTACTTATCAAAGATGTCAATGGATGCGAATCAACATGCAGTCAAACTATTAACGTTCAGGATACTACTGCACCAACATGGACTACGTTGACTGGAAGTTTAGATGTAACATTGGAATGCAGTGATACAGCAGGACTTGCTACTGCGCAAGCCAATGCTCCTGTAGCCACTGATAATTGCAACGGAACGGTGACTTATACCAAAACAGCAGGCGCTTTTGTAGCTGGAAACTGTGCTAACTCCGGAACCTATACCAATACCTGGACCGCAAAAGATGTGTGCAACAATGTGTCAACGGTATTTACACAAATGATAACCATTCAGGATACTACTGCGCCAACATGGACTACTGCTCCATTGGCTCTTGATGTAACTTTGGAATGCAGCGATACAGCAGGACTTGCTACTGCGCAGGCCAATGCTCCTGTAGCCACTGATAATTGCAACGGAACGGTGACTTATACCAAAACAGCAGGCGCTTTTGTAGCTGGAAACTGTGCTAACTCCGGAACTTACACCAATACCTGGACCGCAAAAGATGTGTGCAACAATGTATCTACAGTCTTTACACAAACGATAACCATTCAGGATACTACTGCACCAACATGGACAACTGCTCCATTGGCTCTTGATGTAACTTTGGAATGCAGCGATACAGCAGGACTTGCTACTGCGCAAGCCGACACTCCTGTAGCCACTGATAATTGCAACGGAACGGTGACTTATACCAAAACAGCAGGCGCTTTTGTAGCTGGAAACTGTGCTAACTCCGGAACCTATACCAATACCTGGACCGCAAAAGATGTGTGCAACAATGTGTCAACGGTATTTACACAAACGATAACCATTCAGGATACTACTGCACCAACATGGACAACTGCTCCATTGGCTCTTGATGTAACTTTGGAATGCAGCGATACAGCAGGACTTGCTACTGCGCAAGCCGACACTCCTGCAGCCACTGATAATTGCAACGGAACGGTGACTTATACCAAAACAGCAGGCGCTTTTGTAGCTGGAAACTGTGCGAACTCCGGAACCTATACCAATACCTGGACCGCAAAAGATGTGTGTAACAATGTGTCAACGGTATTTACACAAACGATAACCATTCAGGATACTACTGCGCCAACATGGACAACTGCTCCGGCTTCGTTGGATGTGACTTTGCAATGCAG
It encodes the following:
- a CDS encoding sensor histidine kinase; amino-acid sequence: MNKIVFFALILLVSCQQKSKKELPHPEKMLEKLMVMSDSLDQNPKIDKLVFWSGKLKEKDFSKTSSALAFIHYNLAKNLAKSNIDSAKNHINIALNIIEKEKGFNALKFTIYNGAGLISEHEGKFYQSVYYFNQSAAIIMNDDSLQCKPMAKVICLLNAAQDNNKISQYPKSVEQNQLALKILKKLPEDNFKYNFRAYSQLFTACEESEIYKRDSLLFYIKKLENISVQTNDPMQIRFTNEHIAHYYLLSDQFDKAIQHYNLVKEYDAEVVSEEPEKPIAIKNLYTTLSNLIDLYVQTKQFSEANGLIKEADTIEKQHFQILSYYEKCLNKKAKMHFYLAKGDNLKAQNEVNQVLELKDNILRNSGIQATEEMATIYELQAKDKSIYGLNKTIDTTTNRLERNKLLLLVVGLLALLAVSWVLLLYFFQRQRRQKQEKEKILLQQQLLRTQMEPHFIFNTLSALQSFIRFDEKEKSIKYLSQFSKLLRSSLELSRKNDVPLNQEIEAIENYLSLQQMRFEYTFAYELIIPDTDTSALLIPPMLIQPFVENAIIHGIGNLSDKGFIKLEIVAKENQLLVKIKDNGKGYQDKSNLEMNHQSLSGAIARERLEILARENKIKTNIEIVSNENGTIVLLTLPIKKPEVV
- a CDS encoding LytR/AlgR family response regulator transcription factor, producing MSKIRTLVIEDEPAIRKELQWLVSQEESLKLEAMTGSVKESLQIIKNTELDLVLMDIQLTDGTAFDILNQLDQISFHIIFITAYNHFAIKAIKYGALDYLLKPIDSDEFSVAIQKVKKVKQVDYQGQISVLKEFNAVKNIDMSSSICITSLDCIQIIRLNEIIYLSGEGSYTQIHLESNKIVTASKPLKYYEEILPDDFFIKTHQSYIVNKNFIDKYMKTGIIIMKNTAEIPVATRRKEFVIDHLNSVR